The Verrucomicrobiia bacterium sequence CAACAACGCAAAACCGGAAATCCTAAATTCGATAAAATTGATTTGAGTCGTTTATTAGCCATGCCGCCTGTGGATAATGACACGCCGCTTTATCATACTTGGGAACGCAACGATAAAAAAGAGGATCGGCCTTTGGATGATGTGATTTTGCAGGATTCTAAGACTGCGCTGCGAACCAAACGTAAGGTGGTGTTGGAATATCCGGTGAAAAATATTCAGCGTTGTGTGGGCACGAAATTGAGTGGAGAAATTGCTTATCGTTACGGCGAAGAAGGATTGCCGCAGGGCACGGTTCACTTAAAATTGAAAGGGACAGCGGGACAGAGTTTAGGCGCGTTTTTAGCTAAGGGAGTTCGTATTACTCTAGTTGGTGAAGCTAATGATTATGTGGGCAAGGGAATGAATGGGGGAGAGATTATTTTAATGCCTTCGCCTAAAGTTAAATATGAAGCGGAAGCCAATTCGATCTGTGGCAATACTGTGCTGTATGGCGCAACGGGAGGAGAATTCTTTGCTTGTGGTCGTGCGGGAGAACGATTTGCGGTGCGAAATAGTGGTGCTGTTGCGGTGATTGAAGGAGTAGGCGATCATGGTTGTGAGTATATGACCAATGGCATGGTAATTGTATTAGGTGAAACCGGGAAAAATTTTGCAGCTGGTATGAGTGGTGGAGTAGCCTATGTGTTGGATGAAAATGAAACTTTTTCCAATAAATACAATTCTACTATGGTTAATTTGCAACGCATCAATCTTGATGATGCAAGTTTAGTGAAAGAACAAATCTATAAGCATTTGGAATTAACCGATAGCAAGCGCGCGAAAACCATTTTGGCAAAATGGAATCATTACGAAAAACTTTTCTGGAAGGTGATTCCTCATCCTCCCACAGCGACTGTAGGGAAACCTGAAGCCGCTGTAAAAAGCACGAATCCTTTACCAACACGCTTTTAAAGAATCAACATCGCATCACCATAGCTATAAAAGCGATAGTTGTGTTGAATCGCGTCTTCATAGATTTTTTTCAAAAAATCGATACCTCTTAAATAGCGGAGTGACACAGGTTTTTTATTTTCTAAAAAAGCGCTTACTAACATTAATAAAGTAGAGCGAGGAAGATGAAAATTGGTTAGGAGTGCATCCGTATTGCTGAATGTATAGGGAGGATAAATAAAAATATTTGTACTTCCTTGAAGTGAAGGATGATGGGCTAATGTTTCTAAAACGCGGCAACTGGTTGTGCCAACTGCAACACGACGTTTTGCCTTGGTAATGGTCTTGGCCACTTCGGTAGTGACCTGGAATTTTTCTCGATGCATGTCGTGGTCTTGAATTTTTTCTGTTTTTACTGGGCGAAAAGTTCCCAAACCCACGTGAAGGGTAACAAAGGCGTGAGGGATTTTTTCTAAAAGGCTGGGAGTTAAATGAAATCCCGCAGTGGGAGCGGCTACAGAACCGATATGTTGCGCATAAACCGTTTGATAACGTTCTTTGTCTTCTTTAAAAATAATATTTTGAGTTTGGCGTTGTTGTTCAATGTAAGGAGGAAGTGGCACTTGCCCGAAATCATCTAAATTGAAGGGTCTATGAAAACGAACAACCCGCTCGCCCGTTTCTAAAGTTCGTAAAACTTCAGCCGTAAGTGGTGGATCATTTGGTAAGGAGCTTTGAAAAAACAGTGAAGCTCCCGCGCGTGTTTTTTTCCCGGGGCTGGCAAGACAAAGCCAATGCTGTGGTGAAGTTTCTTCTAAGAGCAGTAGTTCCACTTTTTGATCTGCGGTGATCAATCGTGCTGGAAAAACTTTAGTGTCGTTTAAAATCCAAAGATCGCCTGGATCAAGCCATTGTAACAGATCCGCAACAGAATGATGTTGCCAAGTTTGAGTCTTACGATCTACCACTAGCAATTTTGCTTGATCTCGTTGTGCCAAAGGATGAGTCGCAATCCGATCGGGCGGAAGGTGAAAATCAAAATCGGCGGTTAACATTAAATCAGTATGTAGTGCCAACTTTTTGAGTGCAAGGCAAGCGCTTAACAGTGACAGAGTAAAACAGTTTTAAAAATCGAACAGTCAATTGCAAGTCTATCACTGTTGCTTTTTACTGGCCAGTTCTTTTTCTTGAAAGATTTTGCCTGTTATAAAAACACTTGTAACACCTAATAGAGTAAATCCTAAAAGGATGCCTCCAACCTTGTCATGATCATACATTGTCAATAAAACACCTGCTATTAAAAATAATATCACCAAAATAAATGCAAATATTTGACCACGTCCGCTTTGATCAGTTTGACGAGGAATGGCGTAAGATTCTAAAGCTCTTCTGTGTTCAGATTGTTTTTTAAATTCTTGAAATATTAAATCGGCTGAACCAGGAACAATCTCGTTAAAAGCTTTTAAGTGTGATGGATGCGGGATGGCCCCACTATAGCTTTCCTGAATAGAGACATTAGTTCTTATAGTCTCAATTGCTAATTTTAGTATCTCATCTACTTTTTCTTTAGGAATATCGTCTAAAGCATGTGGCTTCTTTTGAAGAAGAGCTTCTTCAATTTGCTGAATTTCAGACGAATCCTGTTTTTCCTTATCCGCCAAATTAGTCCTTAAGTTTTGGAGCTACTTTATCTCGATAAACAGAAATGAATGAATTAAGAAGATCTTGAGAAACTACTCCCCAATCTTCCTTAAGAGCTCTCATATCAGCTTCTTCGGGAGTAGAACTAGAATTAAAGCTATAATAATTACCAGCGATACCAAATAGACTGCCAACGGATGTTACAACGTTAGGAGTGCTATACAAAAAATCTGTTCTAAATTGTCCCATAACTAAATATATTTAAAATTTCTGTGGTAACAAGGTTTTGGGAAAAGACATTAACGCGAAATATACTTCTCGACTAGTTGAATTGTCAACTACTTTTACTAATATTTTAATCTAAATTAATCAATTGTTTTAGGGTTAAGCGAATACCTACGAGTGCTTGTGTTTTAAGCTCTTCCATTTGAGGACTACCCCAAAATATTTGCTCCATTACTGGCAAATCTAGTCGCGTTTTATCTCCTGAAGAAAAATCCGCGACTTCCTTATCTATTCTTAATACATGTAACTATTTCCATGTAACCTTTTTACTAAAAAGGCAAGCGGCATCGCGCGGCACCGAGGGTTTTACCTCGTAAATGAGATTGCGCGATACAGGGTTCGAACCTGTGACCTCCTGCGTGTGAAGCAGGCGCTCTACCGCTAAGCTAACCGCGCGCGAGTTGATAGCAAAATCGTAGCAAGTGAAATTCCCATTTGGCAACTGGATTTCATGGATGCTTAAGGTGAATAAAAAAAGTGGGTTCGACTTTTGTCGCGTCAAGGAAAGAGGGAGGGGG is a genomic window containing:
- the queA gene encoding tRNA preQ1(34) S-adenosylmethionine ribosyltransferase-isomerase QueA, encoding MLTADFDFHLPPDRIATHPLAQRDQAKLLVVDRKTQTWQHHSVADLLQWLDPGDLWILNDTKVFPARLITADQKVELLLLEETSPQHWLCLASPGKKTRAGASLFFQSSLPNDPPLTAEVLRTLETGERVVRFHRPFNLDDFGQVPLPPYIEQQRQTQNIIFKEDKERYQTVYAQHIGSVAAPTAGFHLTPSLLEKIPHAFVTLHVGLGTFRPVKTEKIQDHDMHREKFQVTTEVAKTITKAKRRVAVGTTSCRVLETLAHHPSLQGSTNIFIYPPYTFSNTDALLTNFHLPRSTLLMLVSAFLENKKPVSLRYLRGIDFLKKIYEDAIQHNYRFYSYGDAMLIL
- a CDS encoding DUF2335 domain-containing protein, whose translation is MADKEKQDSSEIQQIEEALLQKKPHALDDIPKEKVDEILKLAIETIRTNVSIQESYSGAIPHPSHLKAFNEIVPGSADLIFQEFKKQSEHRRALESYAIPRQTDQSGRGQIFAFILVILFLIAGVLLTMYDHDKVGGILLGFTLLGVTSVFITGKIFQEKELASKKQQ